acactaacaacaaagaagtgccgaaaccgattaggggtacgagtTTAATAGAGCTGCCGTACTGCCAAAAAGGTTAGCACGTTACCATCTTCAAGGGCTATCTTTATcaaatcaacctattaccggcctaaAACAGgccacgtgtctcctcccacaatgaggtaGGGTTCAGACcgttgtctaccacgctggcccagtaggGATtagactccaaacacctttgagaacattatggggatcTGTCCAGTGCCTGTTCACtgttcaattgcttaaaacgcacataacttagaacagtTGGAGGAGGAGAGAGCTGGGATTTGAAcgcggccccccgaaagtgaagtcgaagtcatcccgactgggctatcactgcgtCAGGGCTAATTtggagtggaataaaaaaaaggcctCAGCTATTTCCGAGACAATGTAGTATGAAAATACGGTCGTTACTTTTGACTTGTTGTCGATCACTTCCGAAGTCAATAATGTAAACAGCTGATAAGATGGTCGATATCGCAATCATGTAATTTAGAGTCACGCCCATCGCGGGTGTTTCTTTATCATCCACGCGCTCTCCTGGTGCCCAAGAGCGATTGCAGGTGTGTACGCTGAGTACGTGAGGTGTGACAGTGCCATTAAACTGTAAATCACTGATTAGAATTCATCTATAAAACGTTCGATTAATCCATACTTCTttagatgtttatttattggcaTTTTATCAAATGATGATTCTGTCTTCATTCAGTAAATGTTAACACAATACATTAGGACCGATAGATGTtgaggtcttaaggtgctggaatggagaCATCGCAGCTGTCAACGCatcgtaggtcggcccccaatgaTGTGGACCGACGACGTCAAGccagtcgctgggagccgttggaaacaagcggccctggatcgtgaattttggaactcccttcaaaatacctatgtccagcagtagacgttaATTGAATTGATGATGTTTATACAGTAGGTACAAACGTAAGGGACGGTACGGTACGGGTAttttatacgttgttttgttatacttttcctttttaatttactttttgtggtgtgcaataaaagtatattcattcatttcacCAGGACCACGAGCTTCTGTAAtaaaggaacgaccatagagagagataCATTAGATACATACACGTACCGTGTCGTAAATGCAGAGCAGAAAACAGCTGTTCCACCTCAATTCTTCCCGCGGTTGTCTGGTGAAGTGACTAGAGAGAAATAActgacagcagcgtcctctgtgctactaataccatctactgcgatcaccagaccctgggttcgaatcctagGTTTGACCAAAATCATGTACGGATAAGATTTTTCCGTCaagaaaatacagaagaagaagatacaGAAGATCAAGTTAAGCCGTCGGttattcttatataaacaaacaagtaaGAATTTAAAAACCAACTAACTCGCATAAGAGCAGCATGGTGTGTCAATCCTCTAAAACCCTCTCCCTCCTATGAGAGGtgtgtgcccagcagtgggactttagTGGGACTTTAATGTCCTGAGAATGATTACGTTATTTAGAGTCACACCCATCGCGGGTGTTTCTTTATCATCCACGCGCCTTCCTGATGTCCAAGAGCGATTGCGGGTGTGTGCTCTGAGTACCTACGTGTGATAGTGCTAAACTATAAATCAATGAtaagtattcatttatataaaactgttgTTAGTGTAGTagctcgttggtttagtggttgcTATGTCTAACTTTGGACtgcgaggtcctgggttcgaatacTGGGTAATGGCAAATCTTCAGGCTGTCCGCGTCGATACGGTTATTGTTACTAACATGTGGCAATAGCCGATAAAACCCACCAACACGCATTGGTGCAGCGTGGTGGTTCGATGCTCGGAAACCGCCTTTCCTACGAGAGCAGAGGCCTATTAAAGTCTTTTATAAAAAGagtttcatacattttattgctaccattatcggttttaatataagtatgcaTTCTTTATGCTTTATTCATTTTAGTGgtaaaataatgataactttGTAGTTACATTCGTTGTCATAAACTAGAGCTACGAGGTTACCAAACGCACCCAGGGTACAAGTCCGCTACAAACTTTCTGGGTAAGTCCATACCGAAGCTAAAAATCAATACCTACACGACAAAAAGTCACTTTGCAGATTTAAACGTGAATCAATTCTTTACTTTGTCCCACAGAAGCAAACTATTTGAGCACGTATCTTCACGTAGTTTATTGACAAACTGACTAATATAACAGCATGTCACATTATGTTTTATCTTTGCAAACTTTCCGTTGAAGCGTGTTTTATTATGTTCGTTATAATAAGACGTTGATTATTTGCTGTTCCATTTATAGTTTAATAACGTCGCGGCGGTAATATTACTATGGTGCAGTggttaaataggaaaaaatcaAGTAAACGCGGATTCAAATACCGTGGATACCCAAAAAGGGCGCATAACACTGAAAATAGGAAAAATCACTACAGTAATAAATTTAGTAAATACCTTAATCTGAAGGCtaatatatcattatttattatatttaatatttattattatttgttgtagGAACATAACTATTTGAGATAGTAGGAGCTAATTTTCAATCGCTAAATAATGGTAAATGTGACTATTTAAAAATCTGccctaaaatactttattaaaattgtagtaacgtataacaaatttaaataataattgatatagtacatgaaatatttaatacatgATATCAATACTCGATATGGGTAACAGTAGGGCCAGGAATTATGTCTACAGATTATGTCGTCAATCCCCATAGAAGAAATACGAATAACTGGTAGAGATAAATCTCGTGTGTCACgtgtaactgaaaaaaaacggttgaaaaacgtgtaattaaattaaatacagtaAACATAAAACTGGCAACGTGTAGTAAACCAGAAACAAGTATTTAATCTTTAGAGGTCAGGATCATCTTATCAGCGGTCCAGGCGCTTCAGCCGTTACTGATAGCGCCAACAACATCGCTTATGCAGGACTCTTTCTTATTGCATCATTACTTTAATGCCTATAAAGTACGAGATAAGAATATTAATTGTTGTTAGAATTTTGTCCGTCGAACTCCAACCTGGCGCAATGGTTAGCGTTGTTGTCTTATAATGGGAAAGTCCCGGGTGCGATCCCTGGCAACCATTTCTGTCTAGTCAGGCGGGAGGCTTCGGTAGTGGCTAGTTACTAATGTACcgtcaaagaagaagaaaacaaTGTTATGATAAGTTAaatttaacatatcataaaattgttttttattaattatcatcTAAGTTTTCTGATTCACTTGGCATATTCCTCAAAAAATTAGATCTAATTAACTAGATAACTTAGTAAAAACGGAGATGTACCATTGTATCTATTTATATCTACTTAGTTATTTTATCGCATTTGACATGATTACTACTGTACTACCAATAATATTAAGAAGGAAGGATTATTTTGCGATAATATCCGGACACTCTGAAATAGTTTGCCATACGCAAACATgttatccaaaaatatttttctttaatcaatctacatttattataaataagttcAACAACGTATTTTATGtcgcaaatattttaaaaggtgaTTCTCGATCGTCATTGTtcggtataaaatataaatccttGCAAAAATaagtcatttttttaattttgttaataatataggtaacCCTTGCGCTTTACAGCATGTTATTTTTACGCATAGTTTAGGAGAATTAATCTCCTCCCGTTAAACAAATGAATAAGGTATTCGCGTGGCCATTGTACACCCGTAGTTAAAAAAAAGCGGGTGCAACCGCGGCGAAAcaacaactttttaaaatacttgatcgatttatttttttgttctctGGTTTAAGAAAACAGAAAATTGGGAAAATCTCTAAAGAGCAGATGGAAAATCGACATTGTTAATTTTGGGAATTGCCAAGTAGGAAAACTTTTAATAGATGGCGTTGTTTCAACATTTCAAAgctgtataattaataaaatatattgggAACATTACCtcgattttatgtttattttgtgtttctTTATTCGTTATTATCACGATAACATTTCACCAATGTGtagctaaaataaaatacaaagtaataatttctaaaaactaaaattagctACGCTACGGTGCTAAGCCTGTAACATTTGAcggtctttttttatttttaaatattgatgcAGCAATCAatgtagttatatttaaagCTTATCTTatatgctttaatttttttttattcttgtttgCGATAAAATAGATAACATTGGATAGTTACAGcaaatgattatgatatttcACCTAAGGGAagttacaaattattataataatgatctAATGGAATCTTAGGCCAAaacgttaataattattttggatAGTTTCTGttctaaataatttcaaaacccAAAAAGTTAACGCTAAAACGCCTCGGTACATTTCCCTCGAACTGTTTTGTGGTTCACTATTTGTATCCCGAGCTTCACAAAGTTGACACGAGCTTGACAGAATAGGAACTTTACTATCTAGTAGCGAAGCTTTACACTAGATGGCGTTTTACGAACACTACTTTAAAAGCTTTCGAGTTTTCAAAGATGTATTGTAGATGGCGTGATGTGTATCGTTTTAAGGCAATTTTTCTTCGCATGACTGAATCCATGATtaggagaaaaataaatgactGATTGTAAAATTCGAGGGTCAATAAGAAAATTGTGAGTGAGAAATTAGAAAGtctgatattatatatattgtttattttcagaTGAAGATATTCTGCGATATATATttgtagataatattaatttacatattttaaaagaatagtTTTTGTTCACGACGAATATTTCATTTGAGATAAATAcatgatttatttttgtgtatgtgcttaaatatatcattactttGACAATTATCTTGCAGACATTTATTAaatctgtatttttaatttgatatatttagtttttctattgtagtattttcaataaataattaaaaaaaaaaatgtaatgtattttaatcTTGGAAGTAGTGTATCAATATCTCGTGTACTATTTACGAAACTTTTCAATAGGTCAATCATTATTCTTATGTAATAGTGTGTTCAGTCGATTTTAGTTACGTTTGATCAGTACGTTCCATTTTGTTTGAGGATTTAAGCTGTTATCTTCGACTGATTGTGTGAAGAAAAAAATCGATCAATATCTGACGACTTAAGTGACAAGCAAGATGTCCAGGCGTTGATTTCCGGTCAGCTCAATTTGGGAAATGAGCTTATCTAAATtaaatcagttttaaaatatttataaagaagtagtaataaaacttttaatctaAAACGACTTTGATATCATCACAACGAGTTTTAGAACCCAAAATGGCATAGCCTCTTTGAATACCTAATCTAAATATTTGGCTAAGGTAAAAACTTTCTGATAtactgtttaatattaattataaactttgatataagatccattttataattaatactgaattctaaaacaataataatagttttttattaacttcTAAAAAACATTGCCTGCCTCGCACGTAGCTTTGAAAATActtgaattatataaaaatacttgcgtaataaaaataattaatggttttttttgacattttgctGCAACGAAAagttatatatatcaattaattgagtaatgtaaaagtaatttaaatagcGAAAAACCAGAAATGGTTAATTGATTTAATCGCCGCATTAGACTGATTGTATGCGAAACTGTCgacattttaaaacttaaataaccaTCAATCTAATAATGCCATTATTATCAGCATTCTGGGTTTCGTGAGAAAACTAATTTGTATCTAATCAATcaactttaaattttcattagGCCAGCTTATCAGCAAATTAATCTCAAATtcgtggaatttaaaaaatatactaagaaatactatttctatttatatttctaaaacTGCAAATATCATGAAAGATAAAAGTTAGAACAATTAATTTTAGATATATTTAGTCGGTCAGTTGATACCGTTGATAGACACCTAATTTCATTTTAGTGGCATTTCATAACAAGAGCTTTTAAGTCTAAGCAAATTTATTGTGCAACATCCGTCCTTGTAATAGTTCTATTTTTAGTACATatctttaacatattttttatctttccaGATATTTATAACTTGATTTGTATTCATATTAGATTACTAGTTATTACAAAGTAATTGCATACCAACAAGTGTCATTATCATAACAAGAATTCAGTTATTCTTGTATTCCTTACCTTCCTGTATTTTATATAGAGTAGTTCTCATCTCAGATTGAGAAGCGTTCAGGCTGTACTTCACCACACTAGCCAAGTaccgcctttgagaacattatagctAACTCTCAAGAAtgatttgatgaatttcttcactgttaaagcaagttatatttaattgcttaaaacgcaaagttAGAGGTCGTGGGCCGGTTATACCTATAACTCGGTCtgccaaaagaaaaaaatcttaccCACTGGTGACTAGGCTATTAACGGAATGAATAATAGTATCTATTTACATTATGCGTACGTGGCTTACTGTATTCGGTATGTAATCGAGGATCACGTCTTGCGTTGTTTGTTTGTAGACGGCAAACAGGAAAGTTACTGAGCACGCGTAGTGCGGTGTCAGAGGTCCGCGCCCTTAACctctttaatatttatcactacttctattttgttttgtttagcaTCTATCGTATTGTCTGCAACGTCTTGCGGTAGCATCCGCTTTAGTCGTGCGGTAACTGAATGAATTTATTATACACATGCTAATTGCAAGTTCAATTTAATTCTAATctctattttatgtttattagtttGGTTTTCTCTATTAATTCTTATGTCTTTAAAAAACAGTTACCTCTTcaaatcaaaaacataaaattaaaaaaaaagtaatttggaacaatatattaatcaatttcattaaaaaaatattcaagttaatcattttaagaaataaacaaaacgtaTAGGGTATGATATATCAGGGTTGTGGGTAATAAAATGCAGAAAtaagtttcataataaaatttttttattaaattattcttttgCGTAATCGTTCACAGTGACGTGAAATCTTTTTAacgataatataataacaatatgaacCCACTCTAAAGTTGGCAAGGCTCAATACATCTCTCTACATACAATAATTATCCTTTAATATCACAAATATACTTATGACCTATTTTGTTTAAAGCTTTCGGTTTAACTTACGAGCTAGTTTTTTAAACCTACACTAATTAGTTGTGAGATCTAAAGTTTTTTTGATAACACGTAGGTACACTAAACTTAAGGACGAGGGCGGACACTTTGGGGGGCGAGCGACTCCGAGCGGTGCTGGAACAGATGTGACCGTGGAGCCGGGTCCGCCCGCTCCAAGCACCGCGATTTACCACGGCCTCCACACTGAGGTCTTAGTGTAGCTGTTGGTGGTGCAGTCCAGGGGAACGGCGGTGTGCACTGGGACCGGCGAGGCCGGTGGCGAGGGAGTCACATAACCAGACGAGGAAGACACGGTGGAGAGCGCTGGGCTTGGCGGGCTGGCAGGAGGGGTGTCACTGCCGGCTGCTGCACGCTGAATGTCGTTCAAGCGGTGTCCGAGGTGGGTCATCAGCTGAGTGCCCAGCCTCACATCCACTCCGGGAATGGAAGCCAAGCAGCGGGAAACTTCGTTGGCGGCATGAGTAAATCCAGCTCTGAAGCGGTCGGCGTCAACTGTAGGGTTCAGCGACAGCCGACGCTGGCGGCGAAGTTTGTGAAGATGGCGAACGGTCAATTCCAAAATATCAGCTTTCTCCAATTTTGCGACGTTCTCTCCTTCGGACTGAAGTGCGCtgaccatcagctcctttagcTCGTCCAGGCAGCGGTTGATGCGAGCGCGCCTTTTGCGCTCAAGCATCGGCTTCATCACTTTGCGATATTGATAAGTACGCGAGACTGGCTGCGGGCCGTCGTCCGTGAGCGGATACGCGATATCGTAAGACATGGTAGACATTGTGTGTGTAAATGAGTGAGTGCGTTAGCGCTGAGCGTTGAACGCGGAATGCGGTTCGACTGTTGAGCGGGGGCTTATATAGGGAGCGGAGGGCGCGCGATCGTGGGAACGCGCAGAGCCGTCGAGTTCCCACACGCGCCACCTGTGCGGAGCAGCTGCCGCCGGGGCGCGGGGGGAcacgcgccgcgccgcgcgtgCGCGCTGTAAACAATCGCCGGCGCGGGCGCACGCCGCGACGCCGCAACTACGGCGCACGGTAATTGCAGCCATGGATGGACTATGCTGTGGTACTGGCTTCCTGGTCCGATGTTACTGCGATGTCTCACAGGACATTAGGGCTTTGGATTGATTCAACGATCAATTTCAAGCGCGTGGAGTACGGTCTCGCTGCTCACATTTATTGGTTGTATAGTGTTCATAGTGACATTTCCtgttattatagttatttaatttttcgaaTGCTCGTGATTAATGCATGCTACACTGGCGGTACATATCggcaacaaattaaaaattaattccaTAACATTAAACGCGGTCGTTTATCACGATTAGACACGGTTCGCGTATTCTCGATCGATCCGCTAACCCAGGGCTTACATTTCCTAAGTTACGTATCTAATTATACCTGCATTTAATTATGCGATTTATATGAATGTGTCGTAATTCGCAATACCGTATTGGTGTTGCGGAGCGATCAATCAAGCGCCGGGCGCCATACAATGGCGGCGTCAATTATAAACAGCTACTGTTGGCGTTCATCAATCATGGATTATGggtagtaataattattgacagATAGAATTAAAGTGATGCCGCATTACGGTCCAGTAACATCCACTAATGGATCCGGAGAGCCGACGGCGGTATTAAAAATGCGTTTTGCAAGgaggttttgttttgttattaatgTCGATTGCGAATGTTTACGGTGTGCCGCGGTAGTGTTTCTCGGGATTACTTTCCTGACCTCATAATCTGATGGCGGCCTTGCTGATTCACTTGTTAATAATTTGCTCCAATgttgcttatattattattcagatCGGCTTTATGTTCTACATGCGTAGAGTTTACATGGTTAAATAATTGAGATTGAGGCGGCACTGAAATAATGCTTTACTTAACGATGACGTGTTATCGAAATTAGTTacagacttatttatttacaacaccTATTTAGCTCTTCTTTTCTATAGAGATAAATGCAATTTTGCACGTATAAAGAAGTTCGTGtctttaaaaaattgcaaacaaTCTGTGAGCAgacttgtttttattaaaaatagattaTTCTTTTCGATAACAAAAAATTTCGATTTTCTTAGTGACTAAAAAGAAAGTTTGGAGGTTAGGGCTTTAGAATATTTGGGCTATATACATAGTTATATGTGGAAATGCCTGGAGAGTGTGTTTCTGCTGATCACTTAAATGGTTGGGTTTACGGGTATCATTATTTAGATTGTTATATTGATGAGTCACACATTATCTCTACTTCGAACTTTGTTTTGCAGTGGCATTATTCGTGTTGTTTATGACTTGCTTTTTAATCTGTGTGGattatgcattttgaatttattaatctgctaaacagctatttttttaatctgccGAATATTTTGACAAAGGTCGTAGCCCCATATTCTTTATgatattaaagcaattaaagtcCACAATTTGCTCGCATGTTATTTCATTCATCGATGATTCACACTTTAGATACCTACTACATCCATTGGTACTTTGGACTTTATTTTGCATCACTGGCGTCATTACGTTGTGCGTGCATCAATTTAGCAAGCGGGGGGTTTTTTATTATCTCTATTTGTCATTTATTTTGAGTGAACGATcttttttgatttgtttttttctattgtttcttGGGTGATAGTTTCTATTACGGTGTTTCTTTTAAGCAATAATTCTAAGATTATAGGTCATCTTAGAATTAATGCTAATAATAAGAGAAAACTGTCTAACTTCTCCTTACGATTCTAGTTATCTTTTATGAgtttcaaatatgtataaacTCTACATTTTCGCTGTAGGAAGGTACGTCCAGGGTAAGGAATTTTACTTGTTCACAGTAAGATGGACATATTGGTGTAATGTGTAATGAGTGGGAGGTTGTGTGGGACGAATGGTGAGAAATGGTCAGCGTCGCATCCTACGTCCCAAGTTACCCAAATTAACGGACACTTTCACCTTATAATGTctacctacataataaaatgtttatcgaAATCATTATCGGTTTTGCCGCTCTACGCGTGCTTATTTCAGTAAAGATAGGATTAATGTAGATTAGCGACTCGTCTTTACGATTTTGATGTTAAAAAATGGCGTTCGTGgtaatatactcgtaagtagCTTCGTGACTTTTTGCCTTTCGCAAGCACAGCTTTATTATAACTAAGTGTAGTAAAACAATGAATGTGGTGttcatatatatttcattgcacttgttttatttatgtttttgaaaacatactttacactatacattctttatgaaaataatgtttttataataggcgtgcatagagggtatgcacagggtatgcagatgatataaaatgaagaaaatctccagtacgagttataaatacttaagggtgggctttttataactcttacaatgcctacccttaagttttatataactcatacccactgcagattttcttaattttatatacatgtATTAATAAgacaaattagaaaaaattgAATGTAGGTAATTTATGAACGTAACGCGTCGACTTGCGTTATAGGCACGTGTTGGACAGGAAATTTGACCACTGTACCAGATGGTCAGAGCCGTGGTCAGAGTTGTTTTATCAACATCGTTATCGCCTTTACTGGGTAGCACGCACCGTGGCGTGTACATATAGTGGGTGATAACACTTGAAAACCCATTGTTTAAAATTACCTAAACTACCTATTCAGACAGCAAGAGAGATTGACgtctgacaaaaaaaaatttaattttgacggCTAGctcgcgcagtgggcagggaccctgctttctgagtctaaggctgtgggttcgattcacacaactttaaaatgttggtgtgatgtacatgaatgattttcagtgtctgggtgtttatctgtatattataagtatttatgtatgtaatattatttataaaaatattcatcggtcatcttagtacccgtaacccaagctatgcttactttggggctagatttcgatgtgtgtattgtcgtagcatatatttatttatattttatttttattgcataccTATCAAATAAGACAATCTTCATAAAGTGGAAGACAGTCTTCATATCAAACCCTTTTAGTGTGATACGTAAGTACCTACAAATCGAGTAAGAAAAGATTTCCACAAGATGATGCCTAAAATGTTGgtgggtatgacagttatattacacCGACTTATACCCCTAAAGggattctacgcggcatcgcacgGGAACGCCTAATCGCTTGGCTGCGTGTCTTTGTTGATAGGGTGCTAACTAgtaacggccgaagcctcccagaccagaccagagaaaatacagaaattataaattctcaaatttacTCCGCAGAGGATCGAACCCGAGGCCTCCACTAATAAACCACTGCGCTCAATCCCTGCGACAGAGAGGTTaacaaatttaaagattttagtcCATGCATTATACCTTTGGTGCCTAacagttttaagtaattaaagttaaacttgcttcaacggtgaaggaatacattttgaggaaacctgaatgctcGAGAGTTCTACATAGGTAATAttcgcaaaggtgtgtggagtccaccaatccacactgggtcagcgtAGTGAACTtcggccataaccccttctcattttgggagtagacccgtgctctgtagtgggctggtaatgattGTTTATGTATTTCTAAGTAGGCAGCTACTTCCGGGTACGTAGCTAGAATGAACAATAAACAGCTCAGTGATCATTTACTTCGGTAATGATaatgatagtgataacaaaTCATCGTTATCAGTGCCCATCGTGGACATACACATCGAAATTCCCAACACTTGATATGTATTAAAAATCACGCGTTGGTTTATAGGCGCTTAATCTAATAACTCTATGatagatataaaaatgtaatacctACTTTTGCGTCAAAGATATAATCGGTATTTTACACCCACGCTTTTCTTCACTCactaattgacgggccaagcaaATGGCACGCCGGTATGTGggaaaccatcacctataacCAGAGCAATACATAGCATGGCATGCGAGGAATACGACCTGTTTTTTTAACCTGAAGTGtagctgttaagcctcatttgcctatAATTACTCCGGCAACTACGCCTTTCAGAACAGGACACAGCAATGCAGATTGGGGGTTGAAATAAGCTTAGTGGCAGTACATAGAA
The sequence above is a segment of the Pararge aegeria chromosome 17, ilParAegt1.1, whole genome shotgun sequence genome. Coding sequences within it:
- the LOC120630908 gene encoding enhancer of split mbeta protein-like: MSTMSYDIAYPLTDDGPQPVSRTYQYRKVMKPMLERKRRARINRCLDELKELMVSALQSEGENVAKLEKADILELTVRHLHKLRRQRRLSLNPTVDADRFRAGFTHAANEVSRCLASIPGVDVRLGTQLMTHLGHRLNDIQRAAAGSDTPPASPPSPALSTVSSSSGYVTPSPPASPVPVHTAVPLDCTTNSYTKTSVWRPW